Proteins found in one Pocillopora verrucosa isolate sample1 chromosome 12, ASM3666991v2, whole genome shotgun sequence genomic segment:
- the LOC131769614 gene encoding dynein light chain Tctex-type 5-B-like: MEGRHTRTRSSSSASSLFFPAPKVPPQKGNFVMTFFSCPVGNVEQASSSTHSARPRATTIAENTYKMKPEKRFSAAEVRSIIVQHLQSLESQTYEAKRCRELAKGMSNSIMSDLKQLGYARFKFVCSVTIGQVKGQDVRIASRSIWDTDCDTFVSESYHNDSVFAVCVVFGVYQE; encoded by the coding sequence ATGGAAGGTCGTCACACCCGAACAAGAAGCAGCTCCAGCGCTTCAAGTCTGTTCTTCCCCGCACCGAAAGTACCTCCTCAAAAGGGTAATTTCGTAATGACCTTTTTCTCGTGTCCTGTTGGCAATGTCGAGCAAGCGTCGTCTTCAACGCACTCAGCGCGCCCCAGAGCCACAACAATCGCGGAGAATACATACAAGATGAAGCCTGAGAAACGATTTAGCGCTGCAGAGGTTCGAAGCATCATTGTTCAGCATCTACAGTCGCTAGAGTCGCAAACATACGAGGCGAAGAGATGCAGAGAGCTCGCTAAAGGTATGTCCAACTCAATCATGAGCGACTTGAAACAGCTTGGCTACGCTCGGTTTAAATTCGTGTGTTCCGTGACGATTGGACAAGTAAAAGGGCAAGATGTGAGAATTGCCAGCCGTTCCATCTGGGACACTGACTGTGATACATTTGTATCAGAGAGCTACCATAACGACTCTGTATTTGCTGTCTGTGTTGTGTTCGGAGTTTATCAAGAGTAG
- the LOC131769605 gene encoding LOW QUALITY PROTEIN: histone deacetylase 3 (The sequence of the model RefSeq protein was modified relative to this genomic sequence to represent the inferred CDS: deleted 1 base in 1 codon), whose amino-acid sequence MAKKRVAYFYDEDVGNFHYGPNHPMKPHRLTLTHNLVFNYALHKKMEVYKPYRATYHDMCRFHSSDYIQFLRRVTPQNTGQNKTLNNFNVGEDCPVFSGLFDFCSIYTGASLEGAVRLNQGVCDIAVNWAGGLHHAKKCEASGFCYVNDIVVAILELLKYHNRVLYIDIDIHHGDGVQEAFYLTDRVMTLSFHKYGNQFFPGTGDMFELGVENGRYYSLNVPLRDGIDDQGYANLFKPIMQSVVNHYQPSCIVLQCGADSLGCDRLGCFNLSIKGHGECVQFVKTFNLPMLVLGGGGYTIKNVARCWAYETSLLVDQEISSDIPYNDYLEYFAPDFSLYPDIAARIENQNTKQYLDHIKHTVIENIKCLTGAPSVQMQEVPPDFMCLESMEEQEDPDGRQEDDPRFEGEFYDGDHDVDKEDAYVEV is encoded by the exons ATGGCGAAGAAAAGAGTGGCCTACTTTTACGACGAGGATGTTGGAAATTTTCACTATG gccctaaTCACCCAATGAAACCTCACAGACTTACTTTAACCCATAATCTTGTGTTCAACTATGCTCTTCATAAGAAGATGGAG GTGTACAAGCCTTATAGGGCAACTTATCATGACATGTGCAGATTTCATTCCAGTGACTACATACAATTTCTACGAAG GGTAACACCACAAAACACAGGGCAGAACAAAACATTGAACAACTTTAATGTTGGAGAAGACTG ccCTGTGTTTTCTGGCCTGTTTGACTTCTGTTCCATTTATACTGGTGCTTCACTTGAAGGTGCAGTTAGGCTTAATCAAGGG GTTTGTGACATTGCTGTCAATTGGGCAGGAGGTTTACATCATGCAAAAAAATGCGAG GCATCAGGATTCTGCTATGTAAATGACATTGTGGTTGCAATACTAGAACTGTTAAA gtACCACAACCGTGTGTTATACATTGACATCGACATCCACCATGGTGATGGAGTGCAG GAAGCCTTTTATTTGACCGATCGGGTAATGACGCTGTCCTTTCACAAGTATGGAAACCAATTCTTTCCGGGAACTG GAGACATGTTTGAATTAGGAGTTGAGAACGGACGATACTACTCACTAAATGTTCCTTTGAGAGATGGAATAGATGATCAAG GTTACGCCAATCTTTTCAAGCCCATAATGCAGTCAGTTGTGAACCACTATCAACCAAGCTGCATTGTTCTACAA TGTGGTGCTGATTCACTTGGGTGCGATAGACTTGGT TGTTTTAACCTCAGCATCAAAGGACACGG CGAGTGTGTTCAATTCGTGAAGACCTTTAACCTTCCAATGTTGGTTCTCGGTGGTGGAGGATACACCATTAAGAATGTTGCCCGGTGCTG GGCGTACGAAACATCACTTCTGGTGGATCAGGAAATCTCAAGTGATATTCCTTATAACG ACTATTTGGAGTATTTCGCGCCAGACTTCTCCCTGTATCCAGACATCGCAGCCAGAATAGAGAATCAGAACACAAAACAG tacttgGACCATATAAAGCACACTGTCATAGAGAACATTAAGTGCCTAACAGGCGCTCCCAGTGTACAGATGCAGGAGGTCCCCCCGGATTTCATGTGCTTGGAAAGTATGGAAGAACAGGAAGACCCTGATGGGAGACAGGAGGACGACCCAAG ATTTGAAGGGGAATTTTATGACGGCGACCATGATGTTGACAAAGAAGACGCTTATGTCGAGGTGTAA
- the LOC131769606 gene encoding transmembrane protease serine 11D: protein MLFKVCFIYLSILPLLGESSSSSTDFAFPQDCGLRKIRNSKVSRVKRIVGGSQSSQGKWPWQAALFFHGTHYCGGAIISDTWILTAAHCFNPNTSKNPADWTVVLGDHHRVKQEDKFEQRRNVISITVHENYKSMFFEGIEDTPPMNDITIMKLDRPVTFNDYVQPACLPHPSHVFAPNEECHVAGWGYTEWNGIQPDILRDGKVRIISREVCNLEKSYNGTIHGTAMCAGHPEGRIDACEYDSGGPLVCVKCGRHYVAGLVSWGDQCALPNKYGVYANMTVLTPWVKEKIGKFERDSSAKASKNM, encoded by the exons ATGCTTTTTAAAGTCTGTTTTATCTATTTAAGCATCCTACCGCTTCTTG GCGAATCATCTTCATCTTCGACTGATTTTG CTTTTCCTCAGGATTGTGGGCTCAGAAAAATACGAAACAGTAAAGTCTCACGCGTGAAAAGGATTGTGGGTGGCTCCCAGAGTTCTCAGGGGAAGTGGCCCTGGCAGGCTGCCTTGTTTTTTCATGGAACCCACTACTGCGGCGGCGCAATCATCTCTGACACCTGGATATTAACTGCTGCTCATTGTTTCA ATCCCAACACATCCAAAAATCCTGCTGACTGGACAGTAGTCCTTGGAGATCATCACCGCGTAAAACAAGAAGACAAGTTTGAGCAAAGACGGAACGTGATCAGCATCACAGTCCACGAAAACTACAAATCCATGTTCTTTGAGGGAATTGAGGATACTCCACCCATGAATGACATCA CGATAATGAAACTTGACCGTCCAGTTACATTCAATGACTACGTACAACCAGCATGCTTGCCACACCCAAGTCACGTGTTCGCTCCTAATGAGGAGTGCCACGTGGCTGGGTGGGGTTACACAGAGTGGAATGGGATACAACCTGACATTCTACGTGATGGTAAAGTTAGAATCATTTCTCGGGAGGTGTGTAACCTGGAAAAATCCTATAACGGGACGATTCACGGGACCGCCATGTGTGCAGGACATCCCGAGGGTCGAATAGACGCATGCGAATATGACAGCGGCGGTCCGCTGGTTTGTGTGAAGTGCGGGCGTCATTACGTCGCGGGGTTGGTTTCGTGGGGCGATCAGTGCGCTCTACCAAACAAGTATGGCGTTTATGCAAATATGACAGTGCTCACACCCTGGGTTAAGGAAAAAATCGGCAAATTTGAAAGGGATAGCTCTGCAAAAGCATCAAAAAATATGTAA